DNA from Microbacterium sp. W4I20:
CCTTCACCTCATAGCGGTCGAGTTTTCCGAATTGAGATCCATCCTTGGTCGCCCAGTAGGTCAGCGACCCGTGAAGGTGAAGAAGGCGAACTGGGTACTGGGCGAGCGTCGGAAAATCGGAAGCTCCTTCGCGCAGCAACATCGCCGGCACTCCCTCGCTCCCCAACTTGGTTCTCCGGGATTTCCAGCCGTGGCCAAGATCGGCAACCCGTCGAGTTCCGACGTTCAACAGGGCAGCGAGAAGGATGGTGTCGTAGTTGAGATTGCCGAAAGTGATGCGTCCAGAGAAAGAGTGGTAGACCGCCCTCAAGAGGTCGTCCAGTGGCTCAGACTCTATGTAGCTACTTCTACTGTTGTCGTACACAACTTCCAGGACGTGTCCCGTACCAACGTTCCGAAGCTCCCGCGCAAAGTCGATGACCTGCTCGATCGACTTCGCGAGTTCCCGATCTTTCGGGTAGGAGAGCTTGGCAAGAGACTGGAGATGGCTGAGGCTCCGATGCTCCGCACCAAACGCGCCCACCAAGCGTTCGAAGTCATTGTCGCTGGTCTCGCCAGAGGGCAACGTTGCGTCGGCAAGCTCTCTCATAGCCTGCGCGACATTCTCTCCGCCGTCACCCGAATTGCTGATACGCCTCCGCACCTGTCGCGTGATATTCGACAGCAGGAGCTTTTCGTTGAAGGCGATCGACAGACCGTTGCCGACGAGGACGGCTACATCACGGTCACGTGTCTTTGGCACAGATCCCCCAATAGTCGGCTCCGACAACAGTGTATGGATCGGCTGTCACCAGGGGGTGATCGTTTGGGGATCGCTCAACGTGCACCGCGGGGCCGCCGGCTGGTTGCAGGGGAGCGTCGCCGACAAGAACGACACCGTCGTCCGTTACGCGCTAGCTGGCGCCGCACAGCCAGTCGCAGTGAGCAGGTACGAACTCACGGCGGAGACGCAGAAGGCACTGCCGGACGAAGAGAGCATCACCTGAGCGTTCGAGGACGAGCTCGCACTCGAGGCTGTAGCCGATGACGATGAGGGAGAGAAGTAGACGACGCCACGCATGACTCTATTGGAACTAATAGTTCCAATAGAGGACAGGCAAACGTCATTGGATTGCTGTGATTGGTGAGTCCATCCAGGCTCTGGTGCCGCCAGCCATGCTGGATGTACCGTGATGCCCAGCCAACAGGAAGGACCGACATGGCCAACAATGACGAGGACCGGTACGTCGTCCAAAACAAGGATCGTGGCGGCTGGGACGTGAAGAAGGAGGACGCGCAGCGTTCGTCCGGTCACTTCGACACCCAGAAAGAAGCCATCGACCGCGCCCGGGAAATCGTCGACAACTCCGGTGGCGGCCGTGGAGACATCCGCATCCAGGGCCGTGATGGCAAGTTTCGCGACTCCGACTCAGGTCGAAAGAACGAGTCGCCGCGGAAAGACACGCGCTAAGCCCGTTCTCACAGGTCGGCGTGGCGAGCGACCGACAGAGTACTGTCACCTCCTAGCGTCAGAATGACCAGCTCCTGCGCGAGGCTCCACCCCTACGGTGCGTCGTACCGCCGATCCCGTTGGACCCCCCTAGAGTGACATTGCGCGACAGTCGTGCGCCCCGAACCCGGCCTTGAGCCGGGTTTTGTCGTTAAGAGCTATTCCGGAGCCGCGGCCCAAGGGCACGCGCACGGACCAAGTTCGCGGCTACGGCCGCGTTCCACCGTCCCCTTCCGTGGACGGACCACCCAGAGGGGAGGTCGCAACGTGGATCTTTCGAGCCTGTTCTCGGATCCGCTAGTGCTGCCTGCTCTGCTGATCGCAGCCGGTCAGGTCACCTGCCGGCTGCTGCCCCTTCTGTCGAAGCGAGCTAACAAGCTCGCCGTTCGACTGATCCGGGCCAAGCGGAGCAAGTAGCAAAAAGCGCCCAACGCCAATGGTTAAGGAGGAGTCTGCCCAAAATCAGACTGACATAATTACGAGTATCGGGCAGAACATGGACCAGGTGTCTCGGCTCCCGGCCGGGTGAGTGTAGCCGGTCAGCGAGGTCCGGCCGGCGGGGTGGGAAGCCCTCCGCCAGCGCTCCAGTCGGGCTTGCCGCCAGCGGCGTTGGAGGTGATCGAGGTGCCGAGGATGAGGAAGCGCACTTCTTCGTCCGAACGGGGGCAATGTTCGACGCCTCGAGGGATCACGTAAAGGTCTCCTGGGGCGAGTTCGATGTCGCCGTCGCGCAGCTGGATCGTCAACCGGCCGCCGAGCACCAGGAACGTCTCGTCTTGATCGTCATGGGAGTGCCATCGGGTGGAACCGATGCCCTTGGCGACCTTGAGAAGCGTGCCGTTCGCCTCGCCCACGACCACCTGCGACCAGTATTCGGTGAGGCCGTCTAGGGCCGCGGCGAGCGACACGGCGCGCCGCTGATCGGTGAGAGGTGGTTCTGAGTCGAGCATGCGCGGTACCTTTCGACGATTTTGTACTTCAAGGTACATCAAAGCGTAATCGTGAGTACACTCGGGCTATGGACACTCGAACCCGTATCCTCGACGCCGCCGCTGATCTCTTCTGGGAACGCGGCTACTCGGCGACGAGCCCGCAGGCGCTTCAGGAGCGGTCGGGGGTCGGCCAGGGCAGCATGTATCACCACTTCTCGGGCAAGCGCGATCTCGCGGTCGCGTCGCTGCGGCGGGAGAGCGAGCGGCTGCGCCGGTCGACAGCTGACCTGCTCGACGGGGCAGCAACGCCCCTCGACGCGGTGATCGCGTATCTCTCGACCCCCCGGGCTCCTCTCAAGGGCTGTCGGTTGGGGCGCATGACGCAGGAGCCCGAGGTGCTCGCCAACGACGAGATGCGGTCGCCCATCGCTGAGACGTTCGTCTTTTATCAGGGCCGGCTCGCCGCCCTTCTCGAGGCAGCGCGCCGGGATGGCCAGCTTCGCGCCGAGTTCTCGCCGATCGACGTCGCCGCGACACTGGTGGCCATCGTGCAGGGAGCGCATGTGCTCGCCCGATCCGAACAGTCGGCGGATGCGTTCCAGCGGGTCGTTGCGGGAGCTGTCCAGCTGGTCCACGCGCTTCGCGCCTGATGTCGCCCCGCAGCGGCCGAGGCCTCGGTGAGGGATTTGGCAGGCTGCTCGGCGCGAACCTTACCTCGAGTCTCGCGGACGGCATCGCGCGCACCGCCGCACCGCTCCTCGCTCTGCGACTGAGCGACGATCCGCTGCTGATCGCCGGCGTCGCGGCGGTGATCATGGTGCCCTGGCTGTTGTTCGCGCTACCCTCCGGGATGCTCGTCGATCGGTTCGATCGCCGGCGTATCCTCGCCCTCGCCAGCGGGTCGCGCGCCGCGCTGGGCGTGCTGCTTCTCGTGCTCACCGCGACCGGCTGGCTCTCGATCTGGTGGCTCTACGGCATCCTGTTCGTCTACGGCATCGGGGAGACGCTCGCCGATGGGGCGATCCGAGCTATCGTCCCCAGTGTCGTTGGCCCCAGCGATCTTGCTCGGGCCAACGGCCGGATCGAGGCGGGGGAGCAGGTGTTGCAGGGTTTCGTCGCAGCCCCGCTCACGTCGGCTCTGTTCGCAGTGAGTGCCCTCATTCCACTGGGGATGGACGCCGCGGCCTTCGCTATCGCGGCCGGGCTCGCCCTCGCGCTCCCGCGTCGCGCGTCGGGACGGACGGCGCACGTTCCCACGCAATCGCTGGGCGTACAGCTGCGGGCGGGCTGGCGATTCCTTGTCGCAGACCGGATGCTGTGGATGCTGTGGATGTTCAGCACCTTCTTCGGGTTCAGTCTCACCGTGGCGAGCAGCCTCGTACCGTTCGTCGCCGTTGACTCGTTCGGACTGCCGGAGGGGTTGTTCGGTCTGCTTCTGCTCTTCGAAGCCCTTGGGGGTGTCCTTGCCGCGGCGGTCGTGGACAGGATCCGTCGCCGCTTCGGAACGGGTCGCACGATGGCGGCGGCGGCTGTCCTCGGCTCGCTGGCGTTCCTCCTTCCCTGGGCTGTGCCGCAGGTGTGGGCGCTAGCCCTCGGATTGTTCGTCTACTCGGCCGGGTTGGTCATCTGGAACGTGCTCATCATCTCGCTGCGGCAGGCAGCCATTCCGACGGAGTTGCTCGGGCGGGTCCACGGCACATGGCGCACCCTGCACTGGGGAGCTCTCCCGCTCGGGGCGCTCGTGGGCGGCCTGATCGGCCGCATCGATCCAACGCTGCCCTTCCTCGTGGGCGGGGGCGCCGCGGCTGCCGGAGCGCTCCTGCTCAGCGGACGCCTCCGCCGGTTGCCCGAGCCCGAAGACCTGTGAACCCACCGCGGATCGGGGTCCGCGAGCGTGACGCCTGCACTCACCCCACAGCGGTGAGTGCGCTCGGCCCGTCGTGGGATTCGGTGCTTCCTCGTACTCCTGGTGTTCTACTTCTGTTCCTTCTCCGCCTCTTGTATCGTCGAGCCGGCTCCGGTCATCTATCGCCTCTCATATCGTCACAGCCTGCTCGATCCATCAATGAAACGGGCAACCGCGTGTTGCCCTCGTGGCGCGGACCCGTCCCCCGGAGGAGGGTTTGGTGGGGAGGCGGCGGTAGTTCACGCGAAGGCCTGCGTCTTGAATGCTGAGTGCCGGGTCGCTCAGGACGGCGACGGCGGCCGAGAGGCCAGCAATGGCGAGTTTCTCTCCCGGGCATCGGTGGCCGGTCTCCACATCCGCGCCGCCGTGCGGGATGAACGTCGGGATCGCCTCGAAATCCTCGACGTCACGGAATCGTTCCGGATCGAAACGTCGTGGGTGAGCCCAGGACCGCTCATCGGTATTCGTGCCCAGAATATCGAGCACGACTCGACCTCCAGCGGCGACACGGTGTCCATCGATCTCGATGTCCGCAATCGCCCTGCCTGGCAGCATCGGAACAAAGGGAGCGGTTCGGCGGACCTCTTGGGCGAACATGACCGCCAGTGGTCCTCCGACAGGCGCTTCACGCTCGCGAGACTCGGCAGCGATCCGTCCCCGCCACTCGGGCCGATCATGTAACTCCTTCGCCGCGAACGCGACGAACCGGGCCACGGCGATCATGGGGCGAATACTGTTCTGCAGCTCCACACCCGCCACACGAGCGCTGAGCAACTTTCCGTCCCGACCGCGGTGGTGCGCCCACAACTCCAGCGCCGTTCCCGCAGCAGGGCTCAATGAACCATCCCGCACGGCCTCGATCAGACGAGCGGCATGACGATCCGACCACATCCGGTTGACGACGGCAAGAGCGTACGCCGGCGAGTAGGGAGAGCCGAACCCGTCCACGATCTGAGCGAGCCGTGCCGACCATCGCGTCTTCGCGGCAGGCGTCCCAGGTAGCCCGGCCCATCCCATCACGGCGCGACCGAGCGCTCCCACGGCCGCGTCGTACGCACTACGCTTCCCGCCATCCAGCCACGCCGCCCGCTCAGACTCCCACTCGCGCTCCAGCCACGGGGTGAGTCTCTCCACCTGCGCATCCTCATAGGCGACATCAACGAAGGTCGACTTGCGGTGCCGATGATCTTGACCGTCGAGGCTATGAACAGATCCGTGCCCGAAAAGCGTTTCCTGCACCAGTGCCGGCATGGCACCGGTGCGGGCGATCCGGCCCTCGTCGTAGAACAGACCGACACCTTCCACACCCCGCACGAACACGGCATCGTCTCCGAGGAGCCTCATCGGCGCCGAACGTGCGCCGTGCCACACGCGCCGCCAGATCCGGTCACCAAATCCATAGCCACGCGTAAGCAGAAAGATCGAGTCGTCACGAGTCACTCGTCGAACTGTGGGGGCCAGAGAACTCTCACGCTGCATCAACATGATGCGACGATCACACATCGCGATCCGCGATCCCAGAGGGGAGCGATCCTGCCGCCCTTGTGATAGAAGAACGCATCCAAACTGACATAAGTACTATCAGTGGTGGTTCCGCCGGCCGGTAGTGGGGGAGTGATGTGGATCATCTGTCCCGCGCCCGTCGGACTCATCGAGCTGGTCTTATGCACGTTGGGAGTGGTCTCCGGGCGGGGGCTCTCAACGCGCCTCGCGATCTTCGCTGAGCGGCGTCCGCTCCCGCAGCCGGTTTTCTTGGGGGTCCGCTACCGCCGCATCCGGTCGGTCGAATAGGTCGGGGTCGCGTAGGCCCCGCCTTGCGGGACGTCCGGGTCGATGTGCTCGGGTGCACTCCACCGGACGGCATTGTCTCGGGGAACGAATCCCGCCGCCGTCCCAGCTGTGAGGTCCCACCATCCTTCAGTGTTCGCGGACACGGCGTAGAAGACCGTCGTGTGTTCCGTGGTGGTCATCGCCGCGATCAACGCGCGCACGGCGTCGGCGGGGCTGAGCCATGTCCGCTGTTCTCGGGCGGACGCTGGTTGCTGCTCGTAGCTGCCGATGCGGAGCGAGATGGTGCTGATGCCGAATTTGTCCGCGTACAGCCGGCACAGGGCTTCTCCGGCAACCTTCGAGACTCCGTAAAACCCGTCCGGGCGGGGCGGCATGTCCGGTGTGAGTTGATCGCCGGACGGGTAGAGGCCCGTCAGGCGGTTGCTGCTCGCGTAAACCACGCGGGGGACGCCGGCCCGCCGGGCGGCCTCCAGGACGTGGTAGGTGCCGACGATGTTCACTTCGGCGAGGTCGTGGAAGTCTGCCTCGTTGGGGATCCCGCCGAGGTGGATGACACCGTCCGCACCATTGAAGAGGTCGACGAGCGCATCCAGGTCTGCGAGGTCGGTGCGTGCGGCGGATTCCTGCGGCCCGAGGGGAGTTATCGTGCGGATGTCGGTGGAGACGAGCACCGCCTGCCGTTCGAGGAGGGCGGAGCGGAGCTCCGAACCGATGTTCCCGGCTGCTCCGGTGATGACCCAGCGGGTTCCAGCGATCTCTGTCATCGTGCGATCGTACAAGGCGTAGGGGCGAAGGTCCCGAGACGCCCGGGGCTATCCGATACCGGCCGCACCCAGAAGCGAGCCGAGACCGTAGGTCGCTGCGAGTGCAAGAACGCCACCGACCACGACGCGCAGAACCGACTTCCTCCTGGAGGACCCACCAAGCTGGGCGGAGGTCCATCCGGTCAACGCCAACGCGACGAGTACGGCGAGGGACGTCGCCGGCACTCGCCAGGGATCGGGTGGGATCAGGATGGCTAGAAGGGGAAGCAGCGCTCCGATCGTGAACGCGAGCGCTGAGGCGCCTGCTGCGTGCCAGGCGCTTACGACGTCGGCTTCGTCGATGTTGAGCTCGGCTGACAGATGCGCGGCGACAGCGTCATGCTCGGTGAGTTCGATAGCGACTTGGCGGGCCGTCTCGAGGCGCAGACCTTTCGCGAGATAGAGGCCAGTCAGCTCCTCCAGCTCCTCGTCGGGCATGTCGCGAAGCTCCTGTTTCTCTCTTGCGATGAGTGCCCGCTCGCTGTCGCTTTGACTGCTCACGGACACGTACTCGCCGAGAGCCATCGAGATGGCTCCGCCGACCAGGCCCACGATGCCCGCAGTGAGAATGGGACCGAGGTCACTAGTTGCGCCGGCGACGCCGACGACGATGGCGGCAACCGAGACTATGCCGTCGTTAGCGCCGAGCACTCCCGCACGCAGCCAGTTCAAGCGTTGCGCGAGTCCCTGACGGTGTGGCTCGTCGGAGTGCGGGAGCGGGGAAGGCGGGACGGCTGGGGGCATGCGCTCACTCAACCACGATCTCCCGCCGTACGGCGGCTCGCGTCCACCGGGACCTTTGGCCCTGGCTGAGAGCGTGCGGACGCCCGATCGTTGGGGTATCCCGTCGCGACATCTCGTCCGCGGCACGACATGAAGGATTGCCATGACTGCTCTGCAGACACCACTCCCGCGCTCGGCTGAACCCCTCAGTGCCGCGAGGGGGGAAGAGACGCGCATTGTTACCGTCGCCAGCGGGCGGCGCTGGCTCGCCGTCATGAGGCTGGCGACCGGCTTCATTTTCTTGTGGGCGTTCCTCGACAAGACGTTCGGCCTCGGCTATTCGACGCCGCCCGAGCGGGCATGGATCTCGGGTGGGACACCGAGCCAGGGCTTCCTCAACAGCGACTCCGTCATTGGCCCGCTGAAGCCCTTCTTCGCCGCGATCGCCAGCCCCGTCAGTGACGCGCTCTTCATGGTCGGGATGCTCGCGATCGGACTGGCCGTGATCCTCGGCGTCGGCCTGCGCATCAGCGCCGTCGTCGGCGCGATCCTCATGCTCGCGATGTACCTCGCAGAGTGGCCCTTCGGCGTCAACGCGGCATCCACCAATCCGCTGGTTGACTACCACATCATCTACGCCCTCGCCTTAATCGTCACCGCTGCCCTCGCGGCCGGGGACACCTGGGGTTTCGGACGGCAATGGAAGGCGCTCCGGCTTGTCCAGCAGAACCGCTGGCTCGTCTGACGAAGCGGCGGGGCAGCGAGATCGCGGCGGAAGCAGGGTCACATGAAGACGATCGTCGTAGGTTTCGACGGCTCCAACGCGTCCTTTGTGGCCGTGGAATGGGCGGCCGAGCGGGCCGCCCATGGCGAGAGCCGGGTCGAGATCGTCACCATCGGGGGCACCATCCTCTCGGACGAATCTCGAATTGGTGAGTCCCTCCGTGCCGCCGAGCTACGTCTGCGTGACAGCGCGCCAGGTTGCGATGTCACCTCGCGGCGCGTGGAAGGCACCATGCCGGCGGCGCTGCTCGAGCAGGCAGCTGCAGCGCATCTGCTGGTCGTCGGCGCGCACCGAAACGGCGCCGCGAATTCGATCATGTCCGGCCGATTCCTCCGGCTCGCGACGAGATCCCTCGTTCCGATCGTCGTGGTGCCTGATCACTGGTTGCCCTCGGATGCTGCGGTCGTCGTCGGTCTCTCCGGCCACGAGGCGTCCTCTCAGGCGGTGGAGTTGGCGGCCAGCGAAGCGAATTCGACCGGTGCATCACTCGCGATCGTGCATGCCTGGGAGATGCCCGTGCCGCGAGTCGAGGGGCCGGTTTCTCTCCGGGCGTCTCCAATCCAGGTGAGATCCGAGCACGCAAGGACTGTGCGCCGCGCGACGCTGAGCGTGCGCGCCGCGTATCCCGCCCTGGCGGTGGAACAGGTGCTCGCTCACAGAGGCGCGGCAGAAGTGCTCCACGAGCGCGCACGGGACGCATCCCTCCTGGTCATCGGTAGCACTCATCGCGGGATCCTCGCCGACCCGCTGTTCGGATCGATCACACACGAGCTGCTCACCCGATCCGCGATTCCGGTGTGCATCGTGCCGCACGCGGCGCTGCCGGCGTGATCGCTCGATAGACTCGCGACGACGGGAGGCAGTCATGCCCGAACGTTCAGGTCCACCCGATGAAGCGGCCGACGCGGCACTCGCACAGCGCAGGCTGCGTGACCTGCTCGACGCGAACGCTTCCATCGTCGAGCGACTCGATCTCGAGGTCGTGCTTCGCCGCATCGTCGAGGCCGCGATGAGGCTGGTCGATGCGCCCTATGGCGCGCTCGGAGTCATCGACCGCGATGGCGGTATCGAGCGCTTCATCCACGTGGGGATGGATGCCGCCACGGTCGAACGGATCGGCCCACCGCCCGTGGGGCACGGCCTCCTTGGGGCCGTGATCACCGAGCACACGCCGATCCGGGTCACGCATCTCGCCACGGATCCCCGTTCCACCGGCTTCCCCGAGCACCATCCGCCGATGGATGCGTTCCTCGGCGTTCCGGTGCGCGTCGGCGACCACGTCTACGGCAATCTCTACCTGACCTCGGGAGACAAAGGGCCTTTCACGGAAGAAGACGAAAGGCTCGTCATCGCCTTGGC
Protein-coding regions in this window:
- a CDS encoding VIT family protein; this translates as MPPAVPPSPLPHSDEPHRQGLAQRLNWLRAGVLGANDGIVSVAAIVVGVAGATSDLGPILTAGIVGLVGGAISMALGEYVSVSSQSDSERALIAREKQELRDMPDEELEELTGLYLAKGLRLETARQVAIELTEHDAVAAHLSAELNIDEADVVSAWHAAGASALAFTIGALLPLLAILIPPDPWRVPATSLAVLVALALTGWTSAQLGGSSRRKSVLRVVVGGVLALAATYGLGSLLGAAGIG
- a CDS encoding NAD(P)-dependent oxidoreductase produces the protein MTEIAGTRWVITGAAGNIGSELRSALLERQAVLVSTDIRTITPLGPQESAARTDLADLDALVDLFNGADGVIHLGGIPNEADFHDLAEVNIVGTYHVLEAARRAGVPRVVYASSNRLTGLYPSGDQLTPDMPPRPDGFYGVSKVAGEALCRLYADKFGISTISLRIGSYEQQPASAREQRTWLSPADAVRALIAAMTTTEHTTVFYAVSANTEGWWDLTAGTAAGFVPRDNAVRWSAPEHIDPDVPQGGAYATPTYSTDRMRR
- a CDS encoding TetR/AcrR family transcriptional regulator; amino-acid sequence: MDTRTRILDAAADLFWERGYSATSPQALQERSGVGQGSMYHHFSGKRDLAVASLRRESERLRRSTADLLDGAATPLDAVIAYLSTPRAPLKGCRLGRMTQEPEVLANDEMRSPIAETFVFYQGRLAALLEAARRDGQLRAEFSPIDVAATLVAIVQGAHVLARSEQSADAFQRVVAGAVQLVHALRA
- a CDS encoding SIR2 family protein, whose protein sequence is MPKTRDRDVAVLVGNGLSIAFNEKLLLSNITRQVRRRISNSGDGGENVAQAMRELADATLPSGETSDNDFERLVGAFGAEHRSLSHLQSLAKLSYPKDRELAKSIEQVIDFARELRNVGTGHVLEVVYDNSRSSYIESEPLDDLLRAVYHSFSGRITFGNLNYDTILLAALLNVGTRRVADLGHGWKSRRTKLGSEGVPAMLLREGASDFPTLAQYPVRLLHLHGSLTYWATKDGSQFGKLDRYEVKGNQLFKKLRRGTTDLRPLVVLNRERQKIEDVQAHPFKLAYEVFGKGLTRSKHWLVIGYSFRDVAVNDLLSREFRSREEKPKILVVTHGRSPSAEEIEAALGWGAEDASSRDWLRRNPRGAFGMQDHSSWCWFTS
- a CDS encoding universal stress protein codes for the protein MKTIVVGFDGSNASFVAVEWAAERAAHGESRVEIVTIGGTILSDESRIGESLRAAELRLRDSAPGCDVTSRRVEGTMPAALLEQAAAAHLLVVGAHRNGAANSIMSGRFLRLATRSLVPIVVVPDHWLPSDAAVVVGLSGHEASSQAVELAASEANSTGASLAIVHAWEMPVPRVEGPVSLRASPIQVRSEHARTVRRATLSVRAAYPALAVEQVLAHRGAAEVLHERARDASLLVIGSTHRGILADPLFGSITHELLTRSAIPVCIVPHAALPA
- a CDS encoding DUF2188 domain-containing protein → MANNDEDRYVVQNKDRGGWDVKKEDAQRSSGHFDTQKEAIDRAREIVDNSGGGRGDIRIQGRDGKFRDSDSGRKNESPRKDTR
- a CDS encoding MFS transporter — protein: MSPRSGRGLGEGFGRLLGANLTSSLADGIARTAAPLLALRLSDDPLLIAGVAAVIMVPWLLFALPSGMLVDRFDRRRILALASGSRAALGVLLLVLTATGWLSIWWLYGILFVYGIGETLADGAIRAIVPSVVGPSDLARANGRIEAGEQVLQGFVAAPLTSALFAVSALIPLGMDAAAFAIAAGLALALPRRASGRTAHVPTQSLGVQLRAGWRFLVADRMLWMLWMFSTFFGFSLTVASSLVPFVAVDSFGLPEGLFGLLLLFEALGGVLAAAVVDRIRRRFGTGRTMAAAAVLGSLAFLLPWAVPQVWALALGLFVYSAGLVIWNVLIISLRQAAIPTELLGRVHGTWRTLHWGALPLGALVGGLIGRIDPTLPFLVGGGAAAAGALLLSGRLRRLPEPEDL
- a CDS encoding cupin domain-containing protein, which codes for MLDSEPPLTDQRRAVSLAAALDGLTEYWSQVVVGEANGTLLKVAKGIGSTRWHSHDDQDETFLVLGGRLTIQLRDGDIELAPGDLYVIPRGVEHCPRSDEEVRFLILGTSITSNAAGGKPDWSAGGGLPTPPAGPR
- a CDS encoding DoxX family protein gives rise to the protein MTALQTPLPRSAEPLSAARGEETRIVTVASGRRWLAVMRLATGFIFLWAFLDKTFGLGYSTPPERAWISGGTPSQGFLNSDSVIGPLKPFFAAIASPVSDALFMVGMLAIGLAVILGVGLRISAVVGAILMLAMYLAEWPFGVNAASTNPLVDYHIIYALALIVTAALAAGDTWGFGRQWKALRLVQQNRWLV
- a CDS encoding cytochrome P450 — translated: MTRDDSIFLLTRGYGFGDRIWRRVWHGARSAPMRLLGDDAVFVRGVEGVGLFYDEGRIARTGAMPALVQETLFGHGSVHSLDGQDHRHRKSTFVDVAYEDAQVERLTPWLEREWESERAAWLDGGKRSAYDAAVGALGRAVMGWAGLPGTPAAKTRWSARLAQIVDGFGSPYSPAYALAVVNRMWSDRHAARLIEAVRDGSLSPAAGTALELWAHHRGRDGKLLSARVAGVELQNSIRPMIAVARFVAFAAKELHDRPEWRGRIAAESREREAPVGGPLAVMFAQEVRRTAPFVPMLPGRAIADIEIDGHRVAAGGRVVLDILGTNTDERSWAHPRRFDPERFRDVEDFEAIPTFIPHGGADVETGHRCPGEKLAIAGLSAAVAVLSDPALSIQDAGLRVNYRRLPTKPSSGGRVRATRATRGCPFH